The proteins below are encoded in one region of Halocatena salina:
- a CDS encoding class I adenylate-forming enzyme family protein has protein sequence MRDWLSHRAVVSPDATALIASTTGASETYAALDVAVEELAARLTALAVTDGTIGIVLHSRSAAVRIVHAAMRVGAVVIPFDPDGTESELTEQFEHADPDCLICERATEQLVTAVDPSVPVRSVDSGGKIRALAEEPQAPIDVHEWQFDDPLVMLFTSGTTGHPKLVVLTVGNIFMSAVASADRLGVLPTDRWCSPLGVHHMGGLAPIYRAVIDGTCLLLAPTDPEPLLDALTEYEATGVSLVPIVLDRLLDAGTLPDSLRSVLLGGAPATEALIGRCDDRNIPVCPTYGMTEAASQITTARPSEATATPGTVGRPLFLTAVTVVDSSGTPVPAGERGEIVVSGPTVTPGYYEDPQATAAAFCEYGFRTGDIGYLDTDHRLWIEGRVDDRIVTGGETVDPNEIVGVLCDHPAITDAAVVGVADEEWGERIGVLLERSDTVKKQAIDAHCRSRLSSHKRPRIIAFGSIPRTASGTIDRKAVRERLTARTT, from the coding sequence ATGCGTGATTGGCTCTCCCACCGGGCCGTCGTATCGCCCGATGCGACAGCTCTCATCGCGTCGACGACTGGCGCGAGCGAAACGTACGCCGCGCTCGATGTGGCTGTCGAGGAACTGGCTGCTCGATTGACAGCACTCGCTGTCACCGACGGGACCATCGGGATCGTACTCCACTCCCGATCGGCTGCCGTCCGGATCGTTCATGCCGCAATGCGCGTCGGTGCTGTCGTGATCCCGTTCGACCCCGATGGGACCGAGTCGGAGCTTACAGAGCAGTTCGAGCACGCCGATCCCGACTGTCTCATCTGTGAGCGGGCGACCGAGCAGCTCGTCACTGCCGTCGATCCGTCGGTCCCCGTTCGATCGGTCGATTCGGGCGGAAAGATCCGGGCGCTTGCCGAGGAACCGCAAGCACCGATCGACGTCCACGAGTGGCAGTTCGATGATCCGCTCGTCATGCTGTTCACCTCGGGGACGACCGGACACCCCAAACTCGTCGTACTGACGGTCGGTAACATCTTTATGAGCGCCGTCGCCTCGGCCGATCGGCTCGGCGTGCTTCCGACGGATCGGTGGTGTTCCCCGCTCGGGGTGCATCATATGGGTGGACTCGCACCGATCTACCGAGCAGTGATCGATGGAACCTGTCTCTTGCTCGCCCCGACGGATCCTGAACCGTTGCTCGACGCGCTGACGGAATACGAAGCCACCGGCGTCTCGCTCGTGCCCATCGTGCTCGATCGGCTCCTCGATGCGGGGACGCTTCCCGACTCGCTTCGGAGCGTCCTCCTCGGTGGCGCACCGGCTACTGAAGCACTGATCGGACGATGTGACGATCGGAACATCCCGGTCTGTCCGACGTATGGAATGACCGAAGCTGCCTCTCAGATCACTACCGCCCGGCCAAGCGAGGCGACGGCGACCCCCGGAACCGTCGGGCGGCCGCTGTTTCTGACGGCTGTCACCGTGGTCGATTCCAGCGGTACCCCGGTTCCGGCCGGTGAGCGCGGGGAAATCGTTGTCTCCGGACCTACCGTTACGCCCGGCTACTACGAGGATCCACAAGCGACGGCGGCGGCGTTCTGTGAATACGGGTTTCGAACCGGCGACATCGGCTATCTCGACACGGACCACCGGCTGTGGATAGAAGGACGGGTGGACGACCGCATCGTCACCGGCGGCGAAACCGTCGATCCCAACGAGATCGTTGGGGTGTTGTGTGATCATCCCGCGATCACCGACGCGGCAGTCGTCGGCGTTGCTGACGAAGAGTGGGGCGAACGAATCGGCGTGTTGCTCGAACGATCGGACACCGTCAAAAAGCAGGCGATCGATGCTCACTGTCGATCCCGGTTGTCGAGCCACAAGCGGCCTCGGATCATCGCATTCGGATCGATCCCGAGAACCGCATCGGGAACTATTGACCGCAAAGCGGTTCGCGAACGCTTGACGGCGCGCACGACTTAA
- a CDS encoding mandelate racemase/muconate lactonizing enzyme family protein: MTCTVRFERFAVALSDPLTTASATITRREGFLVRIETETRCGIGEATPLDGWTESIEDCRAALERIEDGWTFETCPSSHAVDAAFGDVLRSAPAARHGLTLACLDLRAKRARQPLYRYLGGREHIDSVPVNATIGDGTVAETVTAAENAVDRGYSCLKCKVGARSVTEDVSRLRAVRSAVGPTVELRGDANGAWSRKQATTALEAFEDAGVSYVEQPLASTDIEGHAILRTETDIGVALDETVRTTSITRVLAARAADVLVIKPMVLGGVDRAHATARLARAVRADVTPVVTTTIDAAYARAGAIHVGAAIPNVAACGLATGELLDTDLACGPSVTRGQIAVPQTAGVGVRGETATGNSVGRSKATDA; encoded by the coding sequence ATGACGTGTACAGTACGATTCGAACGGTTCGCGGTGGCGCTGTCCGATCCGCTCACGACCGCGAGCGCGACGATCACACGTCGGGAGGGGTTTTTGGTCCGGATCGAAACCGAAACGCGATGTGGGATCGGAGAGGCGACGCCGCTTGACGGCTGGACTGAATCGATCGAAGACTGTCGAGCCGCGCTCGAACGGATCGAAGACGGCTGGACGTTCGAGACGTGTCCATCCAGTCACGCCGTCGATGCGGCGTTCGGGGACGTTCTGCGCTCGGCTCCGGCGGCGCGTCACGGACTCACGCTCGCGTGTCTGGATCTCCGGGCAAAGCGGGCACGACAGCCGCTGTATCGGTATCTCGGTGGTCGGGAACACATCGACTCAGTGCCCGTGAACGCGACGATCGGTGACGGAACGGTGGCCGAAACCGTAACGGCTGCCGAGAACGCGGTCGATCGTGGCTACTCCTGTTTGAAATGTAAGGTTGGCGCGCGCTCGGTCACTGAGGATGTGAGCCGGCTGCGCGCCGTCCGCTCGGCTGTCGGTCCAACGGTTGAGCTTCGTGGCGATGCGAACGGGGCGTGGAGCCGCAAACAAGCCACCACTGCGCTCGAGGCGTTCGAAGACGCGGGTGTGAGCTACGTCGAACAGCCGCTTGCCTCGACGGATATCGAGGGCCACGCCATCCTGCGAACGGAAACCGACATCGGCGTGGCGTTAGATGAGACCGTGCGGACCACATCGATCACACGGGTGCTCGCTGCCCGGGCGGCGGACGTACTGGTAATAAAGCCGATGGTGCTGGGCGGCGTCGACCGGGCGCACGCCACCGCCCGACTGGCGCGAGCGGTGCGAGCCGACGTTACTCCCGTCGTGACGACCACCATCGACGCTGCGTACGCCCGTGCAGGGGCGATCCACGTCGGGGCTGCCATCCCGAACGTGGCCGCGTGTGGACTAGCTACTGGCGAGCTGCTGGACACCGATCTCGCCTGTGGCCCATCGGTTACACGGGGACAGATCGCCGTTCCACAGACGGCTGGCGTCGGTGTCCGTGGCGAAACCGCAACCGGCAACTCCGTCGGACGCTCAAAAGCAACCGATGCGTGA
- a CDS encoding NRDE family protein — MCTLIIAWQVFEKTPILLGANRDELYDRPSHPPRIIDRDPQVLAPIDEESGGTWIGYNENGVVAAITNGWVDADLDGERSRGLLVRDALERQNATAACRTVERELDTRTYDAFNLLVADENSALLIEYDGRPSVSTLSPGVHVVMNVGYDTEYAIHSARPDASRQQAENGRRLYEHLQPRPAESAQRWHERVANALSDHEFGVCIHGDGFGTRSSSLIRIDSDGRDQYAFADGPPCRTDFERIDEQLASRQH, encoded by the coding sequence GTGTGTACTCTCATCATCGCGTGGCAAGTCTTCGAGAAGACACCGATCCTCCTCGGGGCGAATCGAGACGAACTGTACGACCGGCCGTCACACCCACCACGGATCATCGACCGGGACCCGCAGGTGCTCGCACCGATCGACGAGGAAAGCGGTGGCACATGGATCGGGTACAACGAAAACGGGGTGGTGGCCGCCATCACGAACGGTTGGGTCGATGCCGATCTCGACGGCGAGCGGTCTCGTGGGCTACTCGTCCGTGATGCACTCGAACGACAGAACGCGACTGCTGCTTGTCGCACCGTCGAGCGCGAGTTGGACACCCGGACGTACGACGCGTTCAACCTCCTCGTCGCCGACGAGAACAGCGCACTTCTCATCGAATACGACGGGCGACCGTCAGTGTCCACGCTGTCACCGGGCGTCCACGTCGTCATGAACGTCGGATACGACACGGAGTACGCCATTCACTCAGCCCGTCCCGATGCGAGCCGCCAGCAGGCCGAAAACGGCCGCCGACTCTACGAACACCTCCAACCACGACCCGCCGAGTCAGCACAGAGGTGGCACGAGCGTGTCGCGAACGCTCTGTCGGACCACGAATTCGGCGTCTGCATCCACGGCGACGGCTTTGGCACTCGGTCGTCATCACTCATCCGTATCGACAGCGACGGCCGGGATCAGTATGCGTTCGCGGACGGTCCTCCCTGTCGAACCGACTTCGAACGGATCGACGAACAGCTCGCGTCTCGGCAGCACTGA
- a CDS encoding helix-turn-helix transcriptional regulator, with product MSVTADEDDLSDDERAGLALIRETGGIHQSDFWKELDVSSRTGSRIVESLAEQGLIQREDAVYNGHNTYYLTPATRDLDFSLLMAGDMLSPFVADDEVEPNSDAFSQWIMNLAYR from the coding sequence ATGAGCGTTACAGCCGATGAGGACGACCTTTCGGATGACGAACGCGCAGGTCTTGCGCTCATCCGCGAGACGGGCGGAATCCATCAAAGCGATTTCTGGAAAGAACTCGACGTATCGTCCCGAACCGGCAGTCGGATCGTCGAATCGCTAGCCGAACAGGGACTCATTCAGCGCGAGGATGCAGTGTACAACGGACACAACACGTACTATCTCACGCCTGCAACGCGAGATCTGGATTTCTCGTTGCTCATGGCGGGTGATATGCTGTCGCCGTTCGTCGCCGACGACGAAGTAGAGCCGAACAGCGACGCCTTCTCCCAGTGGATCATGAACCTGGCGTATCGGTGA
- a CDS encoding cytochrome c biogenesis CcdA family protein, whose protein sequence is MIGSATFTGALVFAVTGGIATFFAPCAFPLLPGYVGYFLHHEDTRRTGVVFPAVLAATSALTVLGGIGVVGFTLGRTVLQHLPLLEPIVGIALIAFGVLLLSGHAPELRIQLPERSGSVLGFGLFGAAYAAAAAGCVVPVLLGVLTQALAFPPLQATIIFGAYALAVALPLVGMTLLATVGTDVWRQLGHFTDHFQTIAAVAMILAGIGQLYLSVVVLDVLSLLPATTLVR, encoded by the coding sequence ATGATCGGCTCAGCGACTTTTACCGGTGCGCTCGTGTTCGCGGTAACGGGGGGTATCGCCACCTTCTTCGCACCGTGTGCGTTCCCGCTTTTGCCGGGATACGTCGGCTATTTCCTCCATCACGAGGACACCAGACGAACGGGCGTCGTTTTCCCCGCCGTTCTCGCTGCCACGAGCGCGCTCACCGTTCTCGGTGGGATCGGTGTGGTCGGCTTCACGTTGGGGCGGACGGTGCTCCAACATCTGCCGCTGCTCGAACCGATCGTCGGGATCGCACTGATCGCGTTCGGTGTGCTGTTGCTCAGTGGCCATGCGCCCGAACTCCGGATTCAACTGCCCGAACGTTCCGGCTCCGTGCTCGGATTCGGCCTGTTCGGCGCAGCATACGCCGCCGCCGCAGCGGGGTGTGTCGTTCCGGTCCTCCTCGGTGTCCTGACCCAAGCGCTCGCGTTTCCCCCGCTTCAAGCCACAATCATCTTCGGAGCGTACGCGCTAGCCGTCGCTCTCCCGCTCGTGGGAATGACGTTGCTGGCCACGGTCGGAACCGACGTGTGGCGACAGCTCGGTCACTTTACTGACCACTTCCAAACGATCGCAGCAGTGGCGATGATTCTGGCCGGCATTGGACAGTTGTATCTCTCGGTGGTCGTTCTCGATGTCCTCAGCCTCCTCCCAGCAACTACACTCGTTCGGTGA
- a CDS encoding alpha/beta hydrolase, with protein sequence MRGELDPQVDVILELVNDYDITLSGEDVSESRQELETMIGLAGDDPVSVGEVTDFTIDAEDRNLPARAYIPEGEGPFPVVAFFHGGGFVLGSVDAYDNLCRLLAQKSSCLVVSIEYRLAPEHPWPAALEDCYAATRWLSRNADRFGGDGTRLAVAGDSAGGNLSATVSLLARDRGMVAIDRQILLYPSTASFEPMDSRAENASGYFLTAEDLVWFVGHYIEDSFDAHNPLAFPLQARDLSELPPAFVLTCGYDPLRDEGIAYADRLRDAGVDVSHTNYESMIHGFLTMEGIVDRAHDGIEEIAAYLRRELHP encoded by the coding sequence GTGAGAGGCGAACTGGATCCCCAAGTCGACGTTATTCTCGAACTCGTAAACGATTACGACATCACGCTCTCGGGGGAGGACGTTTCCGAATCGAGGCAGGAGCTCGAAACGATGATCGGTCTCGCCGGCGACGACCCGGTTTCTGTGGGTGAGGTGACGGATTTCACCATCGACGCCGAAGACCGGAATCTACCGGCCCGAGCGTACATCCCTGAGGGGGAGGGACCGTTTCCTGTCGTCGCCTTCTTCCACGGCGGGGGGTTCGTTCTCGGAAGCGTCGATGCCTACGATAACCTCTGTCGCCTCCTCGCACAGAAATCGTCGTGTCTTGTGGTTTCGATCGAGTACCGCCTCGCGCCGGAACATCCGTGGCCAGCGGCGCTTGAAGACTGTTATGCGGCGACTCGGTGGCTCTCACGCAACGCCGACCGGTTCGGGGGTGACGGCACGCGGCTAGCGGTTGCTGGCGATAGCGCGGGTGGGAACCTTTCGGCCACAGTGTCGCTGCTCGCCCGCGATCGCGGTATGGTTGCCATCGATCGTCAGATCCTTCTCTACCCGTCGACCGCTTCTTTCGAACCCATGGATTCACGCGCTGAGAACGCGTCGGGGTATTTCCTCACGGCCGAGGATCTCGTTTGGTTCGTCGGACATTACATCGAAGACTCGTTCGACGCGCACAATCCGCTCGCATTCCCGCTTCAGGCGCGTGATCTCTCGGAACTGCCGCCGGCGTTCGTCCTCACGTGTGGATACGATCCGCTCCGCGACGAGGGAATCGCGTACGCCGACCGACTTCGTGATGCCGGCGTCGATGTCTCCCACACCAACTACGAGTCGATGATCCACGGCTTTCTCACCATGGAAGGAATCGTCGACCGCGCCCACGACGGTATCGAGGAGATCGCCGCCTATCTCCGGCGCGAGTTGCATCCCTAA
- a CDS encoding 1,4-dihydroxy-2-naphthoate polyprenyltransferase: MTEVSSTKAWLMAARPQTLPAGASPVIVGTGLALQRDVFSPLPACMALLGALLIQIGTNFANDYYDAMKGADTDDREGFTRVTQSGLIDPESVKRAMYLTFVAAILVGVYLVYVGGAPIVVVGLSSIVAGILYTGGPYPYGYRGLGDLFVFVFFGLVAVTGTYYVQAAATLAAPLSLGLPEGTVPPIAVAASLPAAGLSTTILVVNNIRDRETDAATGKRTLAVMLGYRWSRVEFLAMMGLAYVVPIGFVLSGNSVVVLLPLLTAPLAVALSSTVLTETSGPALNRALETTGKLLASHSVLFAVGLALA; the protein is encoded by the coding sequence ATGACCGAAGTGTCGAGTACGAAGGCGTGGCTGATGGCCGCACGACCCCAGACGCTTCCTGCGGGTGCGTCACCCGTGATCGTGGGGACCGGTCTGGCGCTCCAGCGCGACGTGTTCAGCCCGCTGCCAGCGTGTATGGCGCTGCTCGGCGCGCTGCTCATACAGATCGGGACGAACTTCGCAAACGACTACTACGACGCGATGAAGGGCGCTGACACCGACGACCGCGAGGGGTTCACGCGGGTCACCCAATCGGGACTCATCGATCCAGAATCAGTCAAGCGCGCGATGTATCTCACGTTCGTCGCTGCGATCCTCGTCGGCGTGTATCTCGTCTACGTCGGTGGCGCACCGATCGTCGTCGTCGGGCTGTCCTCGATCGTGGCGGGCATCCTCTACACCGGGGGACCCTACCCATACGGGTACCGTGGACTGGGCGATCTCTTCGTGTTCGTCTTTTTCGGGCTAGTGGCCGTCACCGGGACGTACTACGTGCAGGCCGCCGCGACGCTCGCCGCGCCGCTGTCGCTCGGGTTGCCAGAGGGCACCGTTCCGCCCATCGCGGTGGCCGCGAGCCTCCCGGCTGCCGGGTTGTCGACCACGATCCTCGTGGTGAACAACATCCGAGATCGGGAGACTGACGCTGCCACCGGAAAACGAACGCTCGCCGTCATGCTCGGCTATCGGTGGAGCCGCGTAGAATTTCTGGCGATGATGGGGTTGGCCTACGTCGTGCCGATCGGGTTCGTCCTCTCGGGCAACAGCGTAGTGGTGTTGTTACCGCTGCTCACGGCCCCTCTGGCCGTAGCGCTCTCCTCGACCGTGCTCACCGAAACGAGCGGGCCTGCGCTCAACCGCGCGCTCGAAACGACAGGAAAACTGCTTGCAAGCCACTCCGTGCTGTTCGCCGTCGGGCTTGCGCTCGCGTGA
- a CDS encoding SCO family protein produces the protein MKRRRVLKSLAVTGTGTLGAVAGCLGGALDPNPNVTLDQPEEYSDKYPYRNWNDRLPDVTVPAPTDGKSISIREIDTPVLTTFFFSHCRTVCPLLVGALQKVQMDSIKNGYADSVTFVPITFDPARDDAKRLEAYTEKMNIATDVDNWKFLRPESEQRAKEVIQKKFGVKFKKDPMENNDGYMFTHTMVVVLANADGYVERAYRERSPNTEQIIDDLKKLR, from the coding sequence ATGAAGCGGCGGAGGGTTCTCAAATCGCTCGCAGTCACCGGAACGGGGACATTGGGAGCAGTTGCTGGTTGTCTCGGTGGTGCGTTGGATCCCAATCCGAACGTGACGCTCGACCAGCCCGAGGAATATTCTGATAAATACCCATATCGGAATTGGAACGATCGGCTTCCGGACGTGACGGTTCCGGCACCGACCGACGGGAAGTCGATATCGATCAGGGAAATCGATACGCCGGTTCTCACGACGTTCTTTTTCAGTCACTGTCGAACCGTCTGCCCGCTGCTCGTCGGCGCTCTGCAGAAGGTACAGATGGACTCGATCAAGAACGGATACGCCGATTCGGTCACCTTCGTGCCGATAACGTTCGATCCGGCGCGTGACGACGCCAAACGGCTCGAAGCGTACACCGAAAAGATGAATATCGCCACTGATGTGGACAATTGGAAATTTCTTCGGCCAGAATCAGAACAGCGCGCCAAAGAAGTCATCCAAAAGAAGTTTGGTGTGAAGTTCAAAAAGGATCCGATGGAAAACAACGACGGTTACATGTTCACGCATACGATGGTAGTCGTGCTCGCCAACGCCGACGGCTACGTCGAACGGGCGTACAGAGAGAGATCTCCGAACACAGAGCAGATCATCGACGATCTGAAAAAACTACGGTGA
- a CDS encoding 1,4-dihydroxy-2-naphthoyl-CoA synthase, with protein MVSELFDPEVWEEITTFDFRDITYHRALDQGTVRIAFDRPGVRNAFRPGTVDELYTALDHAKRQTDVGCVLLTGNGPSPKDGGWAFCSGGDQTIRGEDGYQYTDDEDEGQSTGRLHILEVQRLIRHIPKPVIAVVPGWAVGGGHSLHVVCDLTIASDEHARFKQTDPDVASFDGGFGSAYLANQVGQKKAREIFFLGKEYSAQDAAEMGMVNEAVAHEQLEDTALEWGNTINGKSPTAIRMLKYAFNLDTDGMVGQQVFAGEATRLAYMTDEAQEGRDAFVEGRAPDFSDVPWHY; from the coding sequence ATGGTTTCGGAGCTGTTCGATCCGGAGGTGTGGGAAGAGATCACCACCTTCGACTTTCGGGATATCACGTATCATCGAGCACTCGATCAGGGAACGGTTCGGATCGCATTCGATCGGCCCGGGGTTCGCAACGCGTTCCGTCCGGGGACGGTCGACGAACTGTACACGGCGCTCGATCACGCCAAGCGCCAAACTGACGTGGGCTGTGTGTTGCTCACGGGCAATGGTCCATCACCGAAAGACGGTGGGTGGGCGTTCTGTTCCGGCGGCGACCAGACGATCCGAGGGGAAGACGGCTACCAGTACACGGACGACGAGGACGAAGGGCAGTCGACGGGACGACTCCATATTCTGGAGGTACAGCGACTCATCCGACACATTCCGAAGCCGGTGATCGCCGTCGTGCCGGGGTGGGCGGTGGGCGGGGGCCACAGCCTCCACGTGGTTTGTGACCTGACGATCGCAAGCGACGAGCACGCTCGGTTCAAACAGACCGATCCCGACGTGGCGAGTTTCGACGGCGGCTTTGGATCCGCGTATCTCGCTAATCAGGTCGGGCAGAAAAAGGCCCGCGAGATCTTCTTTCTGGGTAAGGAGTACTCCGCACAGGACGCAGCCGAAATGGGGATGGTCAACGAAGCCGTCGCTCACGAGCAACTGGAAGACACCGCCCTCGAATGGGGAAACACCATCAACGGCAAATCACCAACGGCCATACGGATGCTGAAATACGCGTTCAACCTCGACACCGATGGGATGGTCGGCCAACAGGTGTTTGCCGGTGAGGCGACCCGACTGGCGTATATGACTGACGAGGCACAGGAAGGGCGGGACGCCTTCGTCGAAGGACGGGCGCCAGATTTCTCTGACGTACCGTGGCATTACTAA
- a CDS encoding TlpA family protein disulfide reductase has translation MESDSGGAVSRRQLLAGLSGVGILGASAWFGTRTLSDTDGSGLPIEIRTIDARGSTSGTNRIPAADTVTVIDLFATWCAPCIEQMEALTAVTKEYGGDSAVTFVSVTNEHVGETLTRDDIRQWWQRHGGNWTVGLDPESDLMSALNASRLPYVAISDADGTITWQHDGVTTAETLRSNIETALGNDG, from the coding sequence ATGGAATCGGACTCGGGAGGGGCCGTCAGTCGCCGACAGCTGTTAGCCGGGCTTAGCGGTGTAGGGATTCTCGGTGCCAGCGCGTGGTTCGGTACTCGAACGCTGTCCGACACCGACGGGTCAGGGCTACCGATCGAGATCAGGACGATCGACGCCCGTGGTTCCACATCGGGAACGAACCGAATACCGGCAGCCGATACCGTGACGGTGATCGATCTGTTCGCAACGTGGTGTGCGCCCTGCATCGAACAGATGGAGGCGTTGACGGCAGTCACCAAAGAGTACGGTGGCGACTCGGCCGTCACGTTCGTTTCCGTGACGAACGAACACGTCGGCGAGACGCTCACCCGTGATGACATCCGTCAGTGGTGGCAGCGACACGGCGGCAACTGGACGGTCGGCCTCGATCCCGAGAGCGATCTCATGTCGGCGCTCAACGCCAGTCGATTGCCGTACGTCGCTATCAGCGACGCCGATGGAACGATCACGTGGCAACACGACGGAGTGACGACGGCGGAAACGCTCCGGTCGAACATCGAAACCGCGCTCGGAAACGATGGGTGA
- the menD gene encoding 2-succinyl-5-enolpyruvyl-6-hydroxy-3-cyclohexene-1-carboxylic-acid synthase, producing the protein MRFSNRNTLWGTVIADELHNAGVRAVSLAPGSRCTPLTVAVAEHERIDPYSHLDERSAAFFALGRAKHTDIPMPVVCTSGTAAANFHPAVIEADEARVPMVVLTADRPRVLQDSGANQTVDQERLYGDAVRTYRTLPEPAVDDRKLRSLRTAIARAVATAMGPDPGPVHLNVPFEKPLEPVPTDDISEAFVEEHPLAVSGRDGPFVDVSTATPAPDPETIVALTDAIETAQRGLIVTGPDSPLSGTKLAQLAEATGFPVLADPLSGHRFGAHVDRVPVCGGYDSYLDAFETAPDVIVRFGASPTSKTLRQYLRDAPARQIVVDPAGGWPEASFTATDLLTADPTRFVEAITDRLSRTDVNRSWRDRFTRTEARYWSLIGEEATDFEGGILYDVTTLAPDPSTLFVSNSMPVRDLDRFGKPRPASVAALGNRGASGIDGITSSALGAASAGTEPFVLVIGDLAYYHDMNGLLAVGRCGVDATIVLVNNDGGGIFHLLPIEEYDPPFTDFFNTPHGLDFEPTGDLYGLEFERVDSREAFRAAYRRSLDSDGTQVIEIGINGEQSHRHRERLHERVTEHVAN; encoded by the coding sequence ATGCGCTTTTCAAACCGAAATACTCTGTGGGGAACCGTCATCGCAGATGAGCTTCATAATGCCGGGGTACGAGCCGTGTCGCTCGCGCCGGGCAGCCGGTGTACGCCGTTGACAGTCGCAGTCGCCGAGCACGAGCGGATCGATCCGTACTCACACCTCGATGAGCGCTCGGCAGCCTTTTTCGCGCTCGGACGGGCGAAACACACAGACATCCCGATGCCAGTGGTGTGTACCTCCGGCACGGCAGCGGCGAACTTCCACCCCGCGGTGATCGAGGCCGACGAGGCCCGCGTTCCGATGGTGGTGCTCACGGCCGACCGTCCGCGGGTGCTGCAAGACAGCGGGGCGAATCAGACCGTCGATCAGGAGCGGTTGTACGGGGACGCAGTGCGGACTTACCGAACGCTTCCGGAACCAGCCGTTGACGACCGAAAGCTCAGATCGCTTCGAACGGCCATTGCGCGGGCGGTGGCCACGGCGATGGGTCCGGATCCGGGACCAGTGCATCTCAACGTCCCGTTCGAAAAGCCGCTCGAACCCGTTCCGACTGACGACATTTCGGAGGCGTTCGTCGAAGAGCACCCGCTCGCGGTGTCAGGACGGGATGGACCGTTCGTCGACGTGTCGACCGCTACACCCGCGCCCGATCCCGAAACGATCGTCGCGCTCACGGACGCGATCGAAACCGCCCAGCGCGGCCTGATCGTTACTGGACCCGACAGCCCACTGTCTGGAACGAAGCTGGCCCAGCTCGCAGAAGCGACCGGCTTTCCCGTGCTGGCCGATCCGCTGTCAGGCCATCGGTTCGGTGCGCACGTCGATCGTGTCCCGGTGTGTGGAGGGTATGACTCGTATCTCGACGCGTTCGAAACAGCTCCGGACGTTATCGTTCGGTTCGGCGCGTCACCCACCTCGAAAACGCTGCGCCAGTATCTTCGAGACGCACCAGCCAGACAGATCGTCGTGGATCCAGCAGGCGGGTGGCCGGAGGCATCGTTCACCGCGACCGACCTCCTCACTGCCGATCCCACGCGCTTCGTCGAAGCGATCACCGACCGACTCAGCCGAACGGACGTCAACCGATCATGGCGCGACCGATTCACCCGCACGGAAGCACGCTACTGGTCGCTCATCGGCGAGGAAGCGACCGACTTCGAGGGCGGTATACTGTACGACGTCACGACGCTCGCGCCCGATCCGAGCACGCTGTTCGTCTCGAACAGCATGCCAGTTCGGGATCTCGATCGGTTCGGGAAACCACGCCCGGCGTCGGTCGCCGCGCTCGGAAACCGTGGTGCCAGCGGGATCGACGGAATTACGAGCAGTGCGCTCGGCGCGGCAAGCGCGGGCACCGAACCGTTCGTGCTCGTCATCGGTGATCTCGCGTACTACCACGACATGAACGGACTGCTCGCGGTCGGTCGGTGTGGCGTGGACGCGACGATCGTGCTCGTGAACAACGACGGGGGCGGGATCTTCCACCTCCTCCCGATCGAGGAGTACGATCCACCGTTTACCGACTTCTTCAACACACCCCACGGACTAGATTTCGAACCGACCGGCGATCTGTACGGGCTGGAGTTCGAACGCGTCGATTCGCGCGAGGCGTTCCGAGCGGCGTACCGACGATCGCTCGACAGCGACGGCACGCAGGTGATCGAGATCGGCATCAACGGCGAACAGAGCCACCGCCACCGCGAGCGACTCCACGAACGTGTGACGGAGCACGTTGCAAACTGA